The DNA window CTCGATGCTGTAGCAGAACAGCTGCGGGAACCGCCGGAACATCGACAGCGCGTCGCGGTGGGAGAAGCCGATTTTTTCGAGGTAGTCGATTCGGGGCAGGAGCTTGTCTTCCACGCTGCAGGAGAGGAGGGAGGTGTGTTTGTTAACTTGGGAAATACCAATGCTCTGGAGGAAGTAGAGGGTGGGGCGGAGGCGTGTTTTGACGCTGCAAGCGAGGAGTCTGGGGCGGCGGTTGATGACGCGGCGGAGATCGGAGCCGTTGACGTGGGCTTCGCGGAGGAGGAAGGTGAGGATTGGGGCGATTTCGGCGACTCGGGAGGAGAGGATTTCGGGGCACATGCCGATGAGGCGGCGGAATTCTGGGGAGGTGAAGCCGATGGAGGTGAGGAGGAAGTGGACGGTGGATTTGATGTGGGAGAGAGGGGAGGAGAGGATCGGAGGGTGGTGGTTGATTAGGGAGAAGAAGTCGAGGCCGATGGAGTCGAGGTAGAGGACTTTTTCTTGGAAGTCGGAGTGG is part of the Malus domestica chromosome 12, GDT2T_hap1 genome and encodes:
- the LOC103449518 gene encoding protein SEEDLING LETHAL 1, chloroplastic, with protein sequence MHETHFLSTAIAATKQPRFSSIPNPIPKPQSPSSSHHDIHSFPPPKKTPHFPIISSSKTTASLKPPPTTATPHSDFQEKVLYLDSIGLDFFSLINHHPPILSSPLSHIKSTVHFLLTSIGFTSPEFRRLIGMCPEILSSRVAEIAPILTFLLREAHVNGSDLRRVINRRPRLLACSVKTRLRPTLYFLQSIGISQVNKHTSLLSCSVEDKLLPRIDYLEKIGFSHRDALSMFRRFPQLFCYSIEQNFEPKFDYFVVEMGRGMKELTEFPHYFSFSLENRIRPRHQRCVEKGVCFPLPVLLKTSEAKFRDRLEFCCNSSIPFRSSPLWGTNSID